One genomic region from Cydia pomonella isolate Wapato2018A chromosome 4, ilCydPomo1, whole genome shotgun sequence encodes:
- the LOC133517505 gene encoding uncharacterized protein LOC133517505, with translation MGYTSDLVLRFLRNYFPLKGILLVRAFFGHYFSFKCPKIYLKLHKVYCVVVTLVCVIIIFIMTNEWRKWVIFELVIMTLASILIEGDCCGKFLSFVECTDHSFGLGRRNLASPRLYAAFFIITSIRLYIDYINIHAFFVNPVLYSAFTFLYTGLDLNHLLRMIVFDILYERAKHLRNHFESICSRVNGDDNMISEVKRGILLYKELIGSITVLEKIQVTYLLALVARFAANVADIHLILCVEKRDEV, from the exons ATGGGTTATACTTCTGATTTAGTTTTACGTTTCCTACGtaattattttcctttaaaaggTATTCTGCTTGTACGTGCCTTTTTCGGACACTATTTCAGTTTCAAATGTCCCAAAATATACTTAAAGTTACATAAAGTGTACTGCGTTGTCGTTACGTTGGTTtgcgtaataataatatttattatgacaaATGAGTGGCGTAAATGGGTCATTTTCGAATTAGTCATTATGACTTTGGCATCTATTTTGATTGAAGGTGATTGTTGTGGAAAATTCCTCTCCTTCGTCGAGTGTACAGATCACTCTTTTGGGCTCGGTCGTCGGAACTTGGCAAGTCCCAGGCTTTATGCGGCTTTCTTTATAATCACATCGATAAGATTATACATAGATTATATAAACATACATGCTTTTTTCGTTAATCCTGTGCTTTATTCAGCTTTTACTTTCCTGTATACGGGCTTGGATTTAAATCACTTGTTAAGAATGATTGTAtttgacattttgtatgaaagagcAAAGCATCTTCGTAATCATTTTGAAAGTATTTGTAGTCGGGTTAACGGTGACGACAACATGATATCTGAAGTAAAACGAGggatattattatataaggAGCTAATTGGTAGTATCACAGTGCTCGAAAAAATCCAAGTGACG TATTTATTAGCTCTGGTGGCCCGCTTCGCTGCGAATGTTGCAGACATTCATTTGATACTTTGCGTGGAAAAAAGGGACGAGGTATAA